In a single window of the Antedon mediterranea chromosome 1, ecAntMedi1.1, whole genome shotgun sequence genome:
- the LOC140049306 gene encoding uncharacterized protein, with amino-acid sequence MADKKQVRVMLWCVPRSGSTAFIRCMSNRDDVKAFREMFVACSFFGPDSKSCIADQLNAQVEDDFTYQKVQRKLEAEYDAPIIFAKDGAASIYGNYEALPKGYTHTFLIKSPHKIHMSKNAIFENAKKCFGNEGAIYKDSNKNNISGSPFYEMLELVKYVRDVLKQEVILLDGDDLITNPEAMMKKWCEAVGVPFKPDMMKWEKDGEIKWEMSEGHKMFMNIFPEASKNAFNSTGFSTRVATDHSKTDVPEDVRKCIEDSEPYYKELYKMRISLD; translated from the coding sequence ATGGCGGATAAAAAGCAAGTACGTGTGATGCTGTGGTGCGTACCACGCTCAGGTTCAACGGCGTTCATTCGCTGCATGTCCAATCGAGATGATGTCAAAGCATTTCGTGAAATGTTCGTAGCATGTTCTTTCTTTGGACCAGATTCAAAAAGTTGTATTGCTGATCAACTAAACGCTCAAGTAGAAGACGACTTTACTTATCAGAAAGTTCAAAGGAAGCTGGAAGCTGAATACGACGCACCAATTATTTTCGCAAAAGACGGAGCTGCATCAATCTATGGTAACTACGAAGCATTGCCGAAAGGATACACGCACACGTTCCTGATTAAAAGTCCACACAAAATTCATATGTCTAAAAATGCAATATTCGAAAATGCGAAAAAGTGCTTTGGAAATGAAGGTGCAATTTACAAAGACtctaataaaaacaacatttctgGGTCACCTTTCTATGAGATGCTAGAGCTTGTAAAGTATGTCCGTGATGTGCTTAAACAAGAGGTCATCCTCCTCGACGGTGATGATCTAATAACCAATCCTGAAGCTATGATGAAGAAATGGTGCGAGGCTGTTGGTGTTCCATTTAAACCAGATATGATGAAGTGGGAAAAAGACGGTGAGATTAAGTGGGAAATGTCTGAAGGACACAAAATGTTTATGAACATTTTCCCAGAAGCTTCAAAGAATGCGTTTAACAGTACTGGTTTTAGTACTCGAGTTGCCACTGATCATAGTAAAACAGATGTCCCAGAAGACGTAAGAAAGTGTATTGAAGATTCTGAACCTTATTATAAAGAGTTGTATAAAATGAGGATTAGCCTAGATTAG